In the Phaseolus vulgaris cultivar G19833 chromosome 7, P. vulgaris v2.0, whole genome shotgun sequence genome, one interval contains:
- the LOC137830477 gene encoding probable E3 ubiquitin-protein ligase RHC1A, translating to MSNSRNTHWCYSCRRPVRLGRRDAVCPSCNEGFVHELNDMVHVNPFDLFGMDNNEERDQRVGLMETFSAFMRHQMADRGRSRDIRAQTDSNPEHSAGFAPLLIFGGQIPFRLSGHGGFEALFNGAPGIGMTRGNTGDYFVGPGLEELFEQLSASNRQGPAPASRSSIDAMPTIKITQRHLRSDSHCPVCKDKFELGSEARQMPCHHLYHSDCIVPWLVQHNSCPVCRQELPPQGLSSNRGTNGRSRSGSGRVSSSGRESQGRRNPFSFLWPFRSSHSSSNDEATGSSTPAPSIPENSHHAGYSGWPFE from the coding sequence ATGTCAAATAGTAGGAACACACATTGGTGTTATAGTTGCAGGAGGCCGGTTCGGCTGGGGCGGCGAGATGCGGTTTGTCCTAGCTGTAATGAGGGATTTGTTCATGAACTTAATGATATGGTGCATGTTAATCCTTTTGACTTGTTTGGAATGGACAACAACGAAGAAAGAGACCAAAGGGTCGGACTCATGGAAACCTTCTCTGCCTTCATGAGGCATCAAATGGCAGACAGAGGCAGAAGTCGTGACATCAGGGCACAAACAGATTCAAATCCTGAACACAGTGCAGGGTTTGCTCCTCTGTTGATCTTTGGTGGCCAAATACCTTTCAGATTGTCCGGCCACGGCGGCTTCGAGGCTCTCTTCAACGGGGCTCCCGGAATCGGCATGACACGAGGCAACACAGGCGACTATTTTGTTGGTCCTGGACTTGAAGAACTGTTTGAACAGCTTTCAGCTAGTAACAGGCAAGGTCCAGCACCAGCATCAAGATCCTCAATCGATGCCATGCCTACCATCAAGATCACGCAGAGGCATCTTCGATCAGATTCTCATTGTCCAGTTTGCAAGGATAAATTTGAGCTGGGGTCTGAAGCAAGACAAATGCCATGCCACCATTTGTATCACTCAGATTGCATTGTTCCATGGTTGGTCCAGCATAACTCCTGCCCCGTTTGTCGCCAAGAACTGCCACCACAAGGATTGAGCAGTAATCGAGGCACAAATGGTAGAAGTAGAAGTGGAAGTGGAAGGGTAAGCAGTAGTGGTAGGGAGAGCCAGGGAAGGAGAAATCCATTTTCCTTTTTGTGGCCTTTTCGTTCTTCTCATTCCAGCAGTAATGATGAAGCAACCGGAAGCAGCACACCAGCACCAAGTATCCCAGAGAATAGCCATCATGCAGGGTACTCTGGGTGGCCATTTGAATGA
- the LOC137830479 gene encoding uncharacterized protein has protein sequence MASSSSSLLPSIPISFPSTKQWNLKSSRPSLRASATPTQKARFVGRRKESVSVRQLQRPLIEYMRLPASQYSVLDAERIERINDNTFRCYVYRFRFFAFEVCPVLLVKVEEQPDGCCIKLLSCKLEGSPMVAAQNDKFDALMVNRISCDSNADKSLMQQLTSDTLIEVSIDIPFPFLAIPKQAIESAGTQVLEQILRIMLPRFMSQLVKDYQAWATGDTSRQPLGTGEI, from the exons atggcttcttcttcttcttccttgctTCCTTCCATTCCGATTTCCTTTCCTTCCACCAAACAATGGAATCTCAAATCTTCACGCCCTTCGCTTCGTGCTTCTGCAACTCCGACCCAGAAAGCTCGCTTCGTAGGTCGCCGTAAAGAGTCCGTTTCGGTTCGCCAATTGCAGCGCCCCCTAA TTGAGTACATGCGGTTACCAGCGAGTCAGTACTCGGTGTTGGACGCGGAGAGGATTGAACGGATAAATGACAACACGTTTCGGTGTTACGTTTATAGGTTCAGGTTTTTTGCGTTTGAGGTCTGTCCAGTGTTGTTGGTTAAGGTGGAAGAGCAGCCTGATGGATGTTGCATCAAGCTCTTGTCTTGCAAG CTCGAGGGATCTCCCATGGTTGCTGCACAGAACGACAAGTTTGATG CTCTAATGGTTAACCGGATATCCTGTGATAGTAACGCTGATAAATCTTTGATGCAGCAACTCACATCAGACACTTTAATTGAG GTAAGCATTGATATTCCATTTCCTTTCCTAGCAATACCAAAGCAAGCAATTGAATCAGCTGGGACTCAAGTCCTTGAACAAATACTCAGGATTATGCTTCCCCGATTTATGTCACAG CTTGTGAAAGATTATCAAGCTTGGGCCACTGGTGATACCTCAAGGCAACCTCTTGGAACAGGTGAAATCTGA